One Vicugna pacos chromosome X, VicPac4, whole genome shotgun sequence DNA window includes the following coding sequences:
- the ASB12 gene encoding ankyrin repeat and SOCS box protein 12 encodes MRIVLLKSVKVNLMDITKIFSLLQPDKEEEDTDTGEKQALNQAVYNNDSYTLDQLLCQERYKRFINSRSGWGVPGTPLRLAASYGHLSCLQVLLAHGADVDSLDVKAQTPLFTAVSHGHLDCVRVLLEAGACPGGSIYNNCSPVLTAARDGAVAILQELLGHGAEANVKAKLPVWASNIASCSGPLYMAAVYGHLDCFRLLLLHGADPDYNCTDQHLLARVPRPRTLLEICLHHNCEPEYIRLLIDFGANIYLPTLSLDLNSRCDKGTALLLQARATPRSLLSQARLVIHRALRQASQPQAIDQLDIPPMLISYLKHQL; translated from the exons ATGAGAATAGTTCTGCTGAAATCAGTCAAAGTCAATCTCATGGACATCACCAAGATCTTCTCCCTCCTGCAGCCcgacaaggaggaggaggacactgACACAGGGGAGAAACAGGCTCTCAATCAAGCAGTGTACAACAATGACTCCTATACCTTGGACCAGCTTTTGTGCCAGGAGCGTTACAAACGATTCATCAACAGTAGGAGTGGCTGGGGAGTCCCTGGGACACCCTTGCGCTTGGCTGCTTCTTATGGTCACCTTAGCTGCTTGCAGGTCCTCCTGGCACATGGTGCTGATGTTGACAGCTTGGACGTCAAGGCACAGACACCACTTTTTACTGCTGTCAGTCATGGCCATCTAGACTGTGTGCgtgtgcttctggaagctggtGCCTGTCCTGGTGGTAGCATCTACAACAACTGCTCTCCTGTGCTCACAGCTGCCCGTGATGGTGCTGTTGCCATACTGCAGGAGCTCCTGGGTCATGGTGCAGAGGCCAATGTGAAGGCGAAACTACCAGTCTGGGCGTCGAACATAGCTTCATGTTCTGGTCCCCTCTATATGGCTGCAGTCTATGGTCACCTTGACTGTTTCCGCCTTCTTTTGCTCCATGGAGCTGACCCCGACTACAACTGCACTGACCAGCACCTGTTGGCTCGAGTCCCACGGCCCCGCACCCTCCTTGAAATATGTCTCCACCATAATTGTGAGCCCGAGTACATTCGGCTGTTAATTGATTTTGGTGCTAATATCTACCTTCCAACTCTCTCCCTGGACCTGAACTCTCGATGTGATAAAGGCACTGCATTGCTGCTACAGGCCCGAG CCACTCCACGGTCACTACTATCACAGGCCCGTTTAGTTATCCACAGAGCACTGCGCCAGGCCAGCCAGCCACAAGCCATCGACCAGCTGGATATTCCCCCCATGCTTATTAGCTACCTCAAACACCAACTGTAA